Genomic window (Aethina tumida isolate Nest 87 chromosome 4, icAetTumi1.1, whole genome shotgun sequence):
CCAAACTAACTATAAAACGAGAATCGTCTTTCAAAATAATCATAGTTCAGTAATCACTCGACTAAGACACGAcacaaaatgtacaaattccTTCTTGTGGTTGCTTTCTTCGGCACATGTCAAAGTGCATCCGTTTCCAACGTTGCTGGACCAGAAGTACCAATTTTAGCATCTGAAAACGTTTTGGAAAACGACGGAAAGTTCCACTACaggtaagtttttttttaatcacaagacaattaaacaacaattaaaaattctagttATGAATCCGGTGATGGCACCAAAGTCCACGAAGAGGGCGAAGTTATCCCGGGTTCAAAACCCGAAGAAGGTTTAG
Coding sequences:
- the LOC109596113 gene encoding larval cuticle protein LCP-17-like — encoded protein: MYKFLLVVAFFGTCQSASVSNVAGPEVPILASENVLENDGKFHYSYESGDGTKVHEEGEVIPGSKPEEGLEKVQGGFEFNSPEGQHYVYSYTADENGYVPQGDGIPEVPAAIVKSLEWIAAHPQKA